In Bacillus kexueae, a genomic segment contains:
- a CDS encoding heptaprenylglyceryl phosphate synthase: protein MYDINEWKHVFKLDPDKDITDEQLEKICESNTDAVIVGGSDNVTEDNVLNLLARIRRYLVPCVLEVSNREAIIPGFDLYFIPTVLNSQNTKWITELHHDAVKEYGELMNWDEILMEGYCILNGDCKAAKLTQANTDLDVEDVKAYARMAENMFKLPIFYLEYSGTYGDVKMVKEAKSCLETTKLFYGGGIRTAEQAKEMAQYADAVVVGNVIYEDLEAALKTVEAVKGV, encoded by the coding sequence ATGTACGATATTAACGAGTGGAAGCATGTATTTAAGCTCGATCCAGATAAAGACATTACAGATGAACAGCTTGAGAAAATTTGTGAATCCAATACGGACGCCGTTATCGTTGGTGGGAGCGATAATGTCACAGAGGATAATGTATTAAATTTGCTTGCTAGAATTAGACGTTATCTTGTCCCTTGTGTGTTAGAGGTGTCCAATCGCGAGGCCATCATCCCTGGATTTGATCTGTATTTTATTCCGACTGTATTAAATAGTCAAAACACAAAATGGATTACAGAACTCCATCATGATGCTGTCAAGGAGTACGGAGAGCTCATGAATTGGGATGAAATCTTGATGGAAGGTTACTGTATTTTAAATGGTGACTGCAAAGCGGCTAAGCTCACACAAGCCAATACAGATTTGGATGTAGAAGATGTAAAGGCATATGCGAGAATGGCGGAAAACATGTTTAAACTCCCTATCTTCTATTTGGAATATAGCGGAACATATGGGGACGTCAAGATGGTGAAGGAAGCGAAGAGTTGCCTTGAAACGACGAAGCTATTTTACGGTGGTGGCATTAGAACGGCTGAACAAGCAAAGGAAATGGCTCAATATGCAGATGCAGTAGTGGTTGGAAACGTGATTTACGAAGATTTAGAAGCCGCACTAAAAACTGTGGAAGCAGTAAAAGGAGTATGA
- a CDS encoding YerC/YecD family TrpR-related protein, with amino-acid sequence MQIEKLRGKELDQLFEAVLSLRDLEECYRFFDDLCTVNEIQSLAQRLEVARMLREGNTYHKIETETGASTATISRVKRCLNYGNDAYAMALDRVHEKK; translated from the coding sequence ATGCAAATTGAAAAACTGCGTGGAAAAGAATTAGATCAATTGTTCGAGGCGGTTCTTTCGTTACGTGATTTAGAAGAATGTTATCGATTTTTTGATGATCTTTGCACCGTTAATGAAATTCAATCACTCGCTCAACGTTTAGAGGTGGCTCGCATGTTACGTGAAGGAAACACCTATCATAAAATTGAAACGGAAACAGGTGCAAGTACGGCAACGATTTCACGTGTTAAGCGATGCTTAAATTACGGAAATGACGCGTACGCAATGGCGTTAGACCGTGTCCATGAAAAGAAATAA
- a CDS encoding DUF3048 domain-containing protein yields MKRLLLTVVTAAVGLTVACSNDVNNVKEEESSEDSVTQEPVEEQEVFTFPLTGKEAKEQPDVRPFAIMVNNHPKARPQSGLHKADLIYEVLAEGNITRFLAIYQSEQPDIIGPVRSARDYYIDLSNGFDALYISHGWSPSANEKLQSGEADYLNGLFHDGTLFWRDKDRKAPHNSYISYENITIGAEQKGYSLTERIDPLPISDEPLEGEEMKTFTVQYDESSTWTVQYEYDDHSERYKRYSGEELTIDRESNEPVLIDNIFVVEMEHKIIDNYGRRSIDVYAGGKGYLFQRGKMLEVEWRNVDGRILPYQDNNPISFVSGRTWINIVPNLDNMLKFTQS; encoded by the coding sequence ATGAAACGTCTCTTGTTAACTGTGGTAACTGCTGCTGTAGGGTTAACGGTTGCTTGCTCAAACGATGTAAACAATGTAAAGGAAGAAGAGTCGAGTGAGGATTCGGTAACACAAGAGCCTGTTGAGGAACAAGAGGTTTTCACCTTTCCTTTGACGGGTAAAGAAGCGAAGGAGCAACCAGATGTGCGCCCATTCGCTATTATGGTCAATAACCATCCGAAAGCACGCCCTCAATCTGGACTACACAAAGCAGATTTAATTTATGAAGTGTTAGCAGAAGGGAATATTACACGGTTTTTAGCGATTTATCAAAGTGAACAGCCAGATATCATCGGCCCGGTTCGGAGCGCAAGAGATTATTATATTGACTTAAGTAATGGGTTTGACGCTCTATATATTAGTCATGGATGGAGCCCATCTGCAAATGAAAAGTTACAATCGGGTGAGGCAGACTACTTGAATGGTCTTTTCCATGATGGTACGCTTTTCTGGCGTGACAAAGATAGGAAGGCACCACATAATTCTTATATTTCATATGAAAACATCACAATCGGTGCAGAGCAAAAAGGATACTCACTTACAGAGAGAATTGACCCGCTTCCGATAAGCGATGAGCCACTGGAAGGGGAAGAGATGAAGACATTCACCGTCCAATACGACGAGTCAAGTACATGGACGGTTCAATATGAATATGACGATCATTCTGAACGATATAAGCGATATAGTGGGGAAGAATTAACGATTGATCGTGAATCGAATGAACCTGTACTCATAGACAATATTTTTGTTGTTGAAATGGAACATAAAATTATTGATAATTATGGTCGGAGAAGCATTGATGTATATGCAGGAGGCAAAGGATACTTGTTTCAACGTGGTAAGATGCTCGAAGTAGAATGGAGAAACGTTGATGGTCGCATTTTGCCTTATCAAGATAACAATCCGATATCCTTCGTTTCAGGTCGAACATGGATTAACATCGTTCCGAATTTAGATAATATGTTGAAATTTACTCAAAGTTGA